In Exiguobacterium sibiricum 7-3, a genomic segment contains:
- a CDS encoding SprT family protein produces MTNEELQQYVEQLSLDVFALPFRHIALFNNRLRTTGGRYFLTDHHLDFNRSYLVDRHIFRGIVIHELCHYHLHLRGMGHRHQDQDFKEWLQRYGGLRYSPRLEETEKKNHLYECEKCGTLYRRKRKMNPERYRCGRCRGKIFYKSS; encoded by the coding sequence ATGACGAACGAAGAGTTGCAGCAATACGTCGAGCAACTCTCGCTCGACGTGTTTGCTTTACCTTTTAGACATATTGCACTTTTTAACAATCGCTTACGGACGACTGGTGGACGTTATTTTCTGACGGATCATCATTTGGATTTCAATCGGAGCTATTTAGTCGACCGTCATATCTTTCGTGGAATCGTCATTCATGAGCTGTGCCACTACCATTTACACTTACGCGGAATGGGACATCGGCACCAGGATCAGGATTTTAAAGAGTGGCTACAACGATACGGAGGACTGCGCTACAGTCCGCGTCTGGAAGAAACGGAAAAAAAGAATCATCTTTATGAGTGTGAGAAATGCGGGACATTATATAGAAGAAAAAGAAAGATGAATCCGGAACGATACCGTTGCGGACGATGTCGTGGAAAGATTTTTTACAAAAGTAGTTGA
- the sigB gene encoding RNA polymerase sigma factor SigB, producing the protein MPAKSQQRHHSDDEVLRLIDLYQQDDQDEEVHAALLARYSDLVEALARKFSRGRPIHDDLVQVGMIGLLAALRRFDKEFGRSFESFAVPTIIGEIKRFIRDKTWSVHVPRRIKELGPKIKKAVEELTTELQRSPRIDEIAARLEVSEEEVLETLEMGKSYQALSVDSSIEADQEGSTVTLLDLVGNQENGYDSVDQKLILEKAFAVLTDRERSILECAYYRNMSQKETGELLGISQMHVSRLQRRALQKLREAIKVEPNEVFSKD; encoded by the coding sequence GTGCCAGCAAAGTCTCAACAACGCCATCACAGTGACGATGAAGTCCTTCGTCTAATTGACCTGTACCAACAAGATGATCAAGATGAAGAAGTTCATGCTGCTTTACTTGCCCGGTATTCCGATCTTGTAGAGGCGCTTGCCCGTAAGTTCTCACGTGGCCGTCCGATTCATGATGACCTCGTCCAAGTCGGGATGATTGGCCTGCTTGCCGCTCTTCGTCGTTTTGATAAAGAGTTCGGTCGTAGTTTTGAATCGTTTGCCGTTCCGACCATCATTGGTGAAATCAAACGGTTTATCCGTGATAAGACATGGAGCGTTCACGTTCCACGTCGTATCAAGGAGCTTGGACCGAAAATCAAGAAAGCCGTCGAAGAACTGACGACAGAATTGCAACGTTCACCGCGTATCGATGAAATTGCAGCTCGTCTGGAAGTATCGGAAGAGGAAGTTCTCGAGACACTTGAGATGGGTAAAAGTTATCAAGCCCTTTCTGTCGACAGTTCGATCGAAGCCGATCAAGAAGGCAGTACGGTCACATTACTTGACCTCGTCGGTAACCAGGAAAACGGATATGATTCGGTGGATCAAAAGCTGATTCTCGAAAAAGCATTTGCTGTTTTGACTGACCGGGAACGTTCGATTTTAGAATGTGCCTATTACCGCAACATGAGTCAAAAAGAAACCGGAGAGCTCCTTGGAATTTCGCAAATGCATGTGTCGCGTCTTCAGCGTCGTGCGTTGCAAAAATTACGGGAAGCCATCAAAGTAGAACCGAACGAAGTATTTTCAAAAGACTGA
- a CDS encoding Tex family protein, translating into MEKRIATELNIRPAQVKAVLQLTEDGGTIPFIARYRKEQTGELDEVEIKAILDRHKSITQLETKREDVLRKIEEQGVLTSELKHSLNGATTLQQIEDLYLPFRPKRRTKAEIAREAGLTPFSDFLRSPKPYDEQQFNQYVAAHPEGEAIAGAQAIIAEEWGEQASVREHIRKTAYRFADIVTKLKKDAVDEKRVFAQYYEYSERIRQIVPHRILAINRAESLKIVSVKIVLEEQHVLPYLLKPFSRLAEPKRRLVEDAVQTGYKKSVFPAIERELRNELTDKAENQAIEVFGKNLRQLYMQPPMKGKVMLGLDPAYRTGCKWAVIDPTGEVKEVGVVYLTMSEQKAHEARQVLTKLVNRYGIELIAIGNGTASRETESFVADWIKGHDQIAFTIVDEAGASIYSASEIARTEFPDLQVEQRSAISIARRLQDPLAELVKVDPQSVGVGQYQHDVTQTKLKETLDFVVETVVNQVGVDVNTASESLLGYVAGITKATAKKIVERRSELGAFASRKELLKVPRLGAKAYEQAAGFLRIPEGSHPLDRTPIHPEQYKTVESLFKQLDLPLQSVGTENLRTRLGELSVPDTAQLLEVGEPTLRDIIEALQRPERDPREALDKPLLRQDVLSLDMIQVGMEFQGTVRNVLDFGAFVDIGVKESGLVHISKLSKKRVKHPLDVIAVGDIVTVWVTSVEPERGRIGLTMVSPS; encoded by the coding sequence ATGGAGAAGAGAATCGCAACAGAATTGAACATCAGACCAGCACAAGTTAAAGCCGTTTTACAATTGACGGAAGACGGAGGAACAATTCCGTTTATCGCCAGATACCGTAAAGAACAAACCGGTGAACTCGATGAGGTCGAAATCAAAGCAATCCTCGATCGCCATAAAAGCATCACACAACTTGAAACGAAACGAGAAGATGTCCTGCGGAAAATCGAAGAGCAGGGTGTTTTGACGTCTGAGTTAAAACACAGTTTGAATGGAGCCACGACATTACAACAAATTGAAGACTTATACTTACCGTTTCGTCCGAAGCGGAGAACAAAAGCAGAAATTGCCCGTGAAGCGGGATTAACCCCGTTCTCTGACTTTTTACGTTCACCGAAACCATACGACGAACAACAATTTAACCAGTATGTAGCGGCGCATCCGGAAGGGGAGGCAATTGCTGGAGCACAAGCCATCATAGCAGAAGAATGGGGCGAGCAGGCGAGTGTCCGGGAACATATCCGGAAGACAGCCTACCGATTTGCAGATATCGTCACGAAACTAAAAAAAGACGCAGTCGACGAAAAACGTGTCTTTGCCCAGTACTATGAGTACAGCGAACGGATCCGGCAAATCGTGCCACATCGGATCTTAGCGATTAATCGTGCCGAGTCGTTAAAAATCGTTTCTGTCAAAATCGTCCTGGAAGAACAACATGTTTTACCATACTTGTTGAAGCCGTTCAGCCGATTGGCAGAACCAAAACGTCGGTTGGTCGAAGATGCCGTCCAAACGGGATATAAAAAATCAGTTTTCCCGGCAATCGAACGGGAACTTCGGAATGAGTTGACCGATAAAGCAGAAAACCAGGCGATTGAAGTGTTCGGAAAAAACTTACGACAACTCTATATGCAACCACCGATGAAAGGGAAAGTGATGTTAGGACTTGATCCTGCGTACCGGACCGGATGTAAGTGGGCAGTGATTGATCCGACAGGAGAAGTAAAAGAAGTGGGTGTCGTCTATCTGACGATGTCGGAACAAAAAGCACATGAGGCACGCCAAGTCTTAACGAAACTAGTAAACCGGTACGGGATCGAATTGATTGCGATCGGAAACGGGACGGCTTCCCGCGAGACGGAATCCTTTGTCGCCGACTGGATTAAAGGACATGATCAAATTGCCTTTACGATTGTCGATGAGGCAGGGGCGAGTATCTATTCGGCGTCAGAAATTGCCCGCACTGAGTTTCCGGATTTACAAGTCGAGCAACGGTCAGCCATCTCGATTGCACGACGCTTGCAGGATCCATTGGCGGAGCTCGTCAAAGTGGACCCACAATCCGTGGGTGTCGGACAGTACCAACATGATGTCACACAGACGAAGTTAAAAGAAACACTCGATTTCGTCGTCGAGACAGTCGTTAACCAAGTGGGTGTCGACGTCAATACGGCCTCGGAGTCATTGCTCGGTTACGTCGCAGGGATTACGAAAGCAACAGCTAAAAAGATTGTCGAACGCCGCTCGGAACTGGGGGCTTTCGCCTCCCGGAAAGAATTGTTGAAAGTCCCGCGTTTAGGAGCAAAAGCATATGAACAGGCAGCCGGCTTCTTGCGCATCCCGGAAGGCAGTCATCCGCTTGATCGGACACCGATTCACCCGGAACAGTATAAAACCGTTGAGTCCTTGTTTAAGCAACTGGATTTGCCGTTGCAGAGCGTTGGAACGGAAAACTTACGGACTCGACTCGGAGAATTATCCGTACCGGACACAGCTCAATTGCTTGAAGTCGGTGAGCCGACATTACGAGACATCATTGAAGCATTGCAGCGTCCAGAACGGGATCCGCGGGAAGCGCTCGATAAGCCGTTACTGCGTCAAGATGTCTTATCGCTGGATATGATTCAAGTCGGAATGGAGTTCCAGGGGACGGTCCGCAATGTGCTCGACTTTGGTGCTTTCGTTGATATTGGTGTGAAGGAGAGTGGTCTTGTCCACATCTCGAAGCTCAGTAAAAAACGGGTCAAACATCCGCTTGATGTCATTGCAGTAGGTGATATCGTAACCGTTTGGGTAACGAGTGTCGAACCGGAACGAGGACGGATCGGTCTGACGATGGTCAGTCCGTCATGA
- the rsbW gene encoding anti-sigma B factor RsbW, which yields MKNEQLEMTLPAKPEYVAIARLTVSGVANRMGYTYDDIEDIKIAVSEACANAVQHAYEGEQDGSMALTCNVYPDDRLEIIVKDNGVTFDKDSVKRQSEPITESHDLDSLHEGGLGILMIEALMDQVTIEKANGVTVHMTKYMNRDEVGQSASKVSTTPSQ from the coding sequence ATGAAAAACGAACAACTTGAAATGACACTTCCGGCAAAACCGGAATATGTTGCGATTGCTCGATTAACAGTTTCAGGTGTCGCGAATCGGATGGGTTATACCTACGATGATATCGAAGACATCAAAATTGCTGTTTCTGAAGCATGTGCGAATGCAGTTCAGCATGCCTATGAAGGAGAGCAAGATGGATCGATGGCTTTAACGTGTAACGTTTACCCGGACGATCGTCTTGAAATCATCGTGAAAGACAATGGTGTGACTTTCGATAAAGACAGCGTGAAGCGTCAAAGTGAACCAATCACGGAATCGCATGATTTAGACTCTCTGCACGAGGGGGGACTAGGGATCTTAATGATCGAAGCACTCATGGATCAAGTCACGATCGAGAAAGCAAACGGCGTCACTGTCCATATGACAAAATATATGAATAGAGATGAGGTGGGTCAAAGTGCCAGCAAAGTCTCAACAACGCCATCACAGTGA